Proteins encoded together in one Leptospira bourretii window:
- a CDS encoding DUF6989 domain-containing protein, with product MKPKFLAEEFLLALYFLIFSVVSVFVLYWSQSPSGVKLASLTLLFHLSFVGLSLALRWHTPFRIWKFLVPLSIFMVFPDWFLSSALQILVFPDDGFLKIGTVSGYMAGLWVIPLFICVYTGIKLEEMSVSIIGTGLWVGITALVIFGTSEATMWALGSWYPQNVKMWGKVAYYVLVPEMILGITAYLAYQGFSYSAYIFQIAMGFLVMILYIGNLSFFYLLIEKIL from the coding sequence ATGAAACCCAAGTTCCTTGCAGAAGAATTCCTTTTGGCTTTGTATTTTTTGATTTTTAGCGTTGTATCCGTTTTCGTTTTGTATTGGTCACAAAGCCCTTCGGGGGTCAAACTTGCTTCCCTCACTCTCCTATTCCATCTTAGTTTTGTTGGCCTCTCTCTGGCACTTCGCTGGCATACGCCCTTTCGGATTTGGAAATTTTTAGTTCCTTTGTCCATTTTTATGGTCTTTCCTGATTGGTTTCTTTCTAGCGCCTTACAAATCTTAGTGTTTCCGGACGATGGTTTTTTGAAAATAGGAACTGTTTCTGGTTATATGGCAGGGCTTTGGGTCATCCCTTTATTTATTTGTGTTTATACGGGAATCAAATTGGAAGAAATGTCTGTTTCCATCATTGGAACGGGACTTTGGGTTGGAATCACGGCTCTAGTGATTTTTGGAACTTCGGAAGCTACCATGTGGGCACTCGGTTCTTGGTATCCTCAAAATGTGAAGATGTGGGGAAAAGTAGCCTATTATGTGTTAGTTCCCGAGATGATCTTAGGTATTACTGCTTATCTTGCTTACCAAGGATTTTCTTATTCTGCTTATATCTTTCAAATTGCAATGGGATTTTTAGTAATGATTCTCTACATTGGAAACCTTTCTTTCTTTTACCTTCTCATTGAAAAAATTCTATAA
- a CDS encoding UvrD-helicase domain-containing protein: MWSEEQKKIIHSNFPIKQVIAGAGSGKTATMVGLLEEREKQNSILPKNTLIVTFTKKATNEFKERCEKKGLSKDYHISTFHSFCYHVLKKYDSSKNWSDYKLLCDSKKWEITKNILYEYRYEIGGIPFPTLLKNNGKYFRQLSETTYQSFLTKFRSWKENNRYFEFDDLIFDFLKFLDTEPSNLAKERWTSLIIDEFQDTDEVQLQIIKKMNFQSITVVGDDWQAIYGFRGATPKPFLDFPKHFPSVIQYFLSTNYRSKECIIQSSLLPLHHNKDKIQKQVQTFRKEKGIFQVERIRETKKRPLEIWKQWQKKDPNTIILTRSNFRKFEWIQSGVPPTQVMTIHSAKGLEFTTVLLDLVLGWSENRNEVDEAEERRILYVGLSRAKDNLILFIPDKSKPDRLADQMSGDFSFRNRLRNRTLRWARLW; encoded by the coding sequence ATGTGGAGCGAAGAACAAAAAAAAATCATTCATTCTAATTTTCCAATCAAACAAGTCATTGCTGGTGCAGGTTCTGGAAAAACCGCAACAATGGTTGGTCTTTTGGAAGAAAGGGAAAAACAAAACTCCATTCTCCCAAAAAACACTCTCATCGTTACATTTACCAAAAAAGCAACAAACGAATTCAAAGAAAGGTGTGAAAAAAAAGGTTTATCTAAAGATTACCATATTTCCACCTTTCATTCGTTTTGTTACCATGTATTAAAAAAATACGATTCATCCAAAAATTGGTCAGATTACAAATTACTCTGCGATTCCAAAAAATGGGAAATCACAAAGAATATTCTTTATGAATATCGTTATGAAATTGGAGGAATTCCTTTTCCCACCCTTCTCAAAAACAATGGAAAATATTTTCGCCAACTTTCTGAAACCACATACCAATCTTTTTTAACAAAGTTTCGATCTTGGAAAGAGAACAACCGTTACTTTGAATTTGATGATTTGATTTTTGACTTTTTAAAATTTTTGGATACGGAACCATCAAATTTAGCCAAAGAAAGATGGACATCACTGATCATCGACGAGTTCCAAGACACTGACGAAGTCCAACTCCAAATCATAAAAAAAATGAACTTCCAATCCATCACTGTGGTAGGTGACGATTGGCAAGCGATCTACGGATTTCGCGGTGCCACACCAAAACCTTTTTTGGACTTTCCAAAACATTTTCCTTCTGTGATCCAATACTTTTTATCCACTAACTACCGTTCAAAGGAATGTATCATCCAATCATCTCTCCTTCCTTTACATCACAATAAAGACAAAATCCAAAAGCAGGTACAAACCTTTCGAAAGGAAAAAGGAATCTTCCAAGTAGAACGAATTAGAGAAACCAAAAAAAGACCATTGGAGATTTGGAAACAATGGCAAAAAAAAGACCCAAACACAATCATTCTCACTCGTAGCAATTTCAGAAAATTTGAATGGATCCAATCGGGAGTTCCTCCGACACAAGTGATGACCATCCATAGTGCCAAAGGTTTGGAATTCACAACTGTTCTCCTGGATCTTGTCCTTGGTTGGAGCGAAAATAGAAACGAAGTTGATGAGGCAGAAGAACGAAGGATTCTTTACGTTGGACTTTCAAGAGCAAAAGACAATTTGATACTATTCATCCCAGACAAATCCAAACCCGATCGTCTGGCCGATCAAATGAGTGGGGATTTTTCATTCAGGAACCGATTGCGAAATCGTACTTTACGGTGGGCCCGGCTCTGGTGA
- a CDS encoding tetratricopeptide repeat protein, with translation MKFSIQFWVALLLFSQFPVWADSGFEESRYPTIAKAIHASILPDKKSIRLDWDPPKQEGEIIVARSTVMIDSPEKLYIADSLGRYKASGANATRVYFDYNLKPGTYYYAIVMVTDVRRREVKLFSNQNYTVIPVHIEEENGTPVVGQNPDFPAFPAEAGIQSMVGGVSGITANIERKFVRLNWTPPNGATAGRTMYTVYRSNSPLTSLPLMQKAEKLAELTHPVNSFLDQDLDKSQTLYYGVSVKQVGGEETLPLEDKKSTLRVFYIKQTEKNNAEIIVEESPKKPKQEVASNETRTDLGGAMHVRGLGYERVGKGAVISWLSPEAADETTVYSLYASVKPLNQGTSSFGQGSVVKVATVLHPKTNFFIKELKEIDELYFGVTAKSNGIPEDYNLKENVSYFKYNFSKDILPQEEPNAVAESHPKKEPEKSENYKNEHSVTPTDTLPPRETTESVNDLQEEPSATVNYDLGQTDLNRIIKETVIRKKYETAVYRLEEYLKYETNAYLRGKAMFFLGVSALKTGDTKKALKCFLKRETKSYSPTRVEFWTNQTLSQAGRGNL, from the coding sequence ATGAAGTTCTCGATTCAATTCTGGGTGGCTCTACTGCTATTCTCTCAATTCCCTGTTTGGGCAGATTCTGGATTTGAGGAGAGCCGTTATCCGACGATTGCCAAAGCAATCCACGCAAGTATCCTTCCCGATAAAAAATCGATTCGTTTGGATTGGGACCCACCCAAACAGGAAGGGGAAATCATCGTGGCTCGTTCTACTGTGATGATCGATAGCCCTGAAAAACTTTATATTGCCGATTCTTTAGGCAGGTACAAAGCATCTGGAGCAAACGCAACTCGTGTTTATTTTGATTATAATTTAAAACCAGGCACTTATTACTATGCAATCGTAATGGTAACAGATGTTCGCCGACGAGAAGTAAAACTTTTTTCAAACCAAAACTATACAGTGATTCCTGTTCATATTGAAGAAGAGAATGGAACACCGGTTGTTGGACAAAATCCCGATTTTCCCGCATTTCCTGCGGAAGCCGGAATCCAATCAATGGTAGGTGGGGTGTCGGGAATTACGGCGAATATTGAAAGAAAATTTGTTCGTTTGAATTGGACACCACCAAACGGTGCAACTGCTGGACGAACGATGTACACAGTATATCGTTCCAATTCACCTTTGACTAGTTTACCTCTGATGCAAAAAGCAGAAAAATTGGCAGAACTCACTCATCCTGTGAATTCATTTTTAGACCAAGATTTGGATAAATCACAAACTCTTTATTACGGAGTCTCAGTAAAACAAGTTGGTGGCGAAGAAACTCTTCCTCTAGAAGATAAAAAATCCACCTTACGTGTGTTTTATATCAAACAGACTGAAAAAAATAATGCTGAGATCATTGTAGAAGAATCCCCTAAAAAACCAAAACAAGAAGTGGCATCCAACGAAACCAGGACCGATCTTGGTGGTGCCATGCATGTTCGGGGTCTTGGATACGAACGTGTAGGTAAAGGTGCCGTGATTAGTTGGCTTAGTCCAGAAGCAGCTGATGAAACAACTGTTTATAGTTTATATGCATCGGTGAAACCTTTGAATCAAGGAACTTCTTCTTTCGGCCAAGGTTCAGTGGTAAAGGTCGCAACTGTTCTACATCCAAAAACTAATTTTTTTATCAAAGAACTAAAAGAAATTGATGAATTGTATTTTGGTGTGACGGCAAAATCAAATGGAATTCCAGAAGATTATAATCTAAAAGAAAACGTATCCTATTTTAAATATAATTTTTCTAAAGATATTTTGCCGCAAGAAGAACCAAATGCGGTGGCTGAGTCTCATCCGAAAAAAGAACCAGAAAAATCAGAAAATTATAAAAATGAACATTCTGTAACTCCAACTGATACATTGCCACCGAGGGAAACTACAGAATCAGTCAATGATTTGCAGGAAGAACCTTCGGCAACGGTGAATTACGATTTAGGACAAACTGATTTAAATCGAATCATCAAAGAAACAGTCATTAGAAAAAAATATGAAACTGCTGTATATCGGTTGGAAGAATATTTAAAATATGAAACCAATGCTTACTTACGAGGAAAGGCTATGTTTTTTCTTGGAGTGAGTGCATTAAAAACAGGTGATACTAAAAAAGCATTAAAATGTTTTTTGAAAAGGGAAACTAAATCCTATTCACCAACTCGAGTGGAATTTTGGACGAATCAAACCCTAAGTCAAGCGGGTAGAGGAAATTTATGA
- a CDS encoding tetratricopeptide repeat protein, translating to MNRIIVTLAGFLFIVAGLSTAYYQTNISAKEDQSQVILEKIAEGEEYLKQSNPQSKERAIAIFSELAGKRGLEKFEFQIKYNQARALEKNSDFYPALDIYKDLKKNSNLKADEKERLSYSLGNLLLKIGNESEGKAHLESVLQSSSDNKLRSKSFLSLGDFYYRTGHFETARKNYTLALQEDPNNTESRIGWGRALRKLGKDWASFDVFDEYIETADQLAGADEKVVGEYKDSVLKDAKDNYTKKQYGKAIELFQKVITVNPTPKKEEEALYYIALSYDAMGKQIESLTYINKVLNNSDYSLDQAALYKKGTIYFRQGKFEKAAGIFQTIVDKYPKNQITDKAIAWKKESLDQFTDHNDLDDSDVSSDSNSSKPSSVSNRPESGNDLEF from the coding sequence ATGAATCGAATCATAGTAACTTTAGCAGGTTTTTTATTCATTGTTGCAGGCCTTTCTACTGCATACTACCAAACAAATATTTCGGCTAAAGAAGACCAATCACAAGTCATTCTGGAAAAAATTGCAGAAGGAGAGGAATATTTAAAACAATCCAATCCACAGAGTAAAGAGCGGGCAATTGCCATTTTTTCTGAGTTAGCTGGGAAAAGAGGATTGGAAAAGTTTGAATTCCAAATTAAATACAACCAAGCAAGAGCCTTAGAGAAAAACTCTGATTTTTATCCTGCCCTTGATATTTACAAAGATCTAAAAAAGAATTCCAATCTGAAAGCTGATGAAAAAGAACGTTTGAGTTACTCACTTGGAAACCTACTTTTGAAAATTGGAAATGAATCAGAAGGAAAAGCTCATTTAGAATCAGTATTACAATCAAGTTCAGATAACAAACTAAGATCTAAATCATTTCTTTCTCTTGGTGATTTTTATTATCGAACAGGGCATTTTGAAACAGCTCGCAAAAACTATACATTAGCTCTTCAAGAAGATCCTAATAATACAGAGTCAAGAATTGGATGGGGAAGAGCCCTTCGCAAACTTGGAAAAGACTGGGCTTCCTTTGACGTATTTGATGAATACATTGAAACTGCTGACCAATTGGCTGGTGCTGATGAAAAAGTAGTCGGGGAATACAAGGACTCAGTATTAAAAGATGCTAAGGATAATTATACAAAAAAACAATACGGAAAGGCGATCGAACTTTTTCAAAAAGTCATTACAGTGAATCCAACTCCTAAAAAAGAAGAGGAAGCATTATACTATATCGCTTTATCCTATGATGCAATGGGAAAACAAATAGAATCTCTGACTTATATTAATAAGGTCTTGAATAACAGCGATTATTCGCTCGATCAAGCAGCATTATATAAAAAAGGAACTATCTATTTCAGACAAGGGAAGTTCGAAAAAGCAGCAGGAATCTTTCAAACGATTGTAGATAAATACCCTAAAAACCAGATTACCGACAAGGCGATTGCATGGAAAAAAGAATCACTCGATCAGTTTACCGACCACAATGATCTTGATGATTCAGATGTATCGTCTGATTCCAATTCATCTAAACCAAGTTCGGTGTCAAATCGACCTGAATCAGGAAATGATTTAGAGTTTTAG